In Besnoitia besnoiti strain Bb-Ger1 chromosome IX, whole genome shotgun sequence, a single genomic region encodes these proteins:
- a CDS encoding hypothetical protein (encoded by transcript BESB_012360): MRRRLLAPLPFLLLLISFCSSSPPCAALLLSEPWGPPTSLAGLLSAFSIPPLSAEARLFSGAGTPAVVSWRLLLPADFASSSHALVHAVDGARLRAAVASAAPSRGLAAESERDQEIRRYLKQHRENGARRRASAPETPAFSSLPAFLRAPGPALAASEPRATAASRASGGRARAPSALEQHSSASRRAGAPRSGFGWALSAEVPYLRAQQQGRDQGLRRHSRETLQLRAALRIADLPIRETDDVTQAPKDSGPESETRNPPGAESRAAPETRDEESVSEHEQDDAFQMGAADETRLGIDARAATTAVWTLSRSDMLPKEMPAANSDGDGVPSLLSALLSADASTDSCSPAPLPSSSISSSACHSASSSASSSASEGRLSSSLLEPAPLHSASSASMSADASRPSPSPMSPSSTASLRQLGDSRFGAPAAALRSWLRERVPTFLTWLRLGASAGLFASLFYPRLVVPSSFLCSRENASLHALGGSSWTGAAQPADAEARVATPLNVLTSLFSSSRPLGSAASSPALSALAVSAAAALADHAPRALGTGAPGPSPGAATASRSPPPSPLFAALLFAGASLTDLLDGCLARRWQVCSPLGAFLDALADKLLVTAALGGVCSLAVPPFAGLLGPPAVAICMRELAVQGLRLHLERMQRGVDGDVQWLGKAKTAAQMGALSLLLLFLPLYSGDASRFGAACPSTLRAATPERRHGPAGDASGATAGESPSPPLPQRLEDFFCRLGRAPTTPRRGPASVSPRLLTGPLRVAGKAAASLAAAGGLLRRCCRHALGILGAHALPATGDRSQAAAARLRSLVGRALGALQAGSAWTARRLAAAGSASFETVRQNLACTFSDDGRPTLLTHAVVGLWVAAGLAVASGCAYAQRGFSGSGGESRKGGETQRGESPARADGGAGGGDGATRNVSRDEAFSL, from the coding sequence ATGCGCAgacgtctcctcgcgccccttccttttcttctccttttgatctctttctgctcttcgtctcctccgtgcgcggctcttctcctctctgagCCATGGGGCCCCCCCACGAGTCTCGCAGGCCTCCTCTCGGCCTTCTCCAttcctcctctttccgcTGAGGCTCGCCTTTTCTCAGGCGCCGGGACCCCCGCCGTTGTTTCGTGGAGGCTCCTCCTGCCCGCCgacttcgcctcctcctcgcacGCGCTAGTCCATGCCGTCGACGGCGCCCGACTCCGCGCAGCGGTCGCCAGCGCGGCTCCTTCCCGCGGGCTGGCTgccgagagcgagcgcgaccaAGAGATTCGCCGTTACCTAAAGCAGCACAGAGAGAatggcgcccgccggcgcgcaagCGCTCCTGAGACTCCTGCGTTCTCCTCCCTGCCGgcgtttctccgcgcgccgggACCCGCCCTTGCGgccagcgagccgcgggcgacggctgcctcgcgggcctctggtggtcgcgcgcgggcgccttctgcgctcgAGCAGCACTCGagtgcctcgcggcgcgcgggagccCCGAGAAGCGGCTTCGGCTGGGCGCTGTCCGCGGAAGTCCCCTACCTGcgcgcacagcagcaggGGAGAGACCAGGGGCTGCGACGGCACTCCAGAGAGACTCTTcagcttcgcgcggcgctgcgaatCGCCGACTTGCCGATTCGCGAGACGGATGATgtcacgcaggcgccgaaggacAGCGGGCCTGAGAGTGAAACTCGGAACCCGCCTGGCGCCGAGAGCCGAGCGGCGCCTGAGACGCGTGACGAGGAGAGTGTGAGCGAGCACGAGCAGGACGATGCTTTTCAGatgggcgcggcggacgaaaCTCGTCTGGGCATTGAtgcacgcgcagcgaccACTGCAGTGTGGACTCTCTCGCGGAGCGACATGCTTCCGAAGGAGATGCCCGCAGCCAACTCGGATGGAGACGGAGTTCCAAGTCTCTTGTCTGCCTTGCTCTCCGCTGATGCCTCCACTGACTCGTGTtcgcccgcccccctgcCCTCATCTTCCATCTCCTCGTCCGCTTGCCactccgcttcttcctctgcatcttcttccgcttctgaGGGCCGACTCTCCTCTTCACTGCTGGAACCTGCACCGTTGCActcggcttcctctgcttccatGTCCGCGGATgcctcgcgcccgtctccctcgccgatGAGCCCCTCCTCTACTGCGTCCCTGCGGCAGCTCGGCGACAGTCGCTTCggtgcgcccgcggcggccttgcGGTCGTGGCTGCGCGAGCGTGTGCCGACATTCCTCACGTGGCTTCGCCTGGGGGCGAGTGCGGGCCTTTTTGCGTCTCTTTTCTACCCGAGGCTGGTCGTCCCCTCTTCGTTCCTCTGCTCGCGGGAGAACGCGTCGCTCCACGCTCTGGGCGGCTCGTCGTggacaggcgccgcgcagcccgcggacgccgaggcgcgcgtcgccacgcCTCTGAATGTTCTGActtctctgttttcctcCTCACGCCCTCTcggctctgcggcctcgtcgccggcgctctcggcgctggccgtgtccgccgcggccgccctcgcggaccacgcgccgcgggctctgGGGACTGGAGCTCCAGGGCCGTCTCCTGGCGCCGCGACTGCGTctcggtcgccgccgccctcgccgctgttCGCTGCGCTGCTCTTTGCGGGCGCCTCCCTGACAGACCTGCTGgacggctgcctcgcgcggcggtggCAGGTCTGCTCGCCTCTTGGGGCGTTTCTGGATGCCTTGGCGGACAAGCTGCTTGTGACGGCCGCGctgggcggcgtctgcagcctgGCTGTTCCGCCGTTCGCCGGCCTGCTGGGCCCGCCGGCAGTCGccatctgcatgcgcgagctcgctgttcagggcctccgccttcacctcgagcgcatgcagcggggCGTGGACGGCGACGTCCAGTGGCTGGGCAAGGCGAAGACCGCCGCGCAGATGggcgctctctcgctcctgcttctcttcctccctctgtacagcggcgacgcctcgcgcttcggcgcGGCGTGTCCATCCACTCTGCGGGCTGCAACGCCTGAGCGCCGCCACGGAcccgctggcgacgcctcgGGTGCAACGGCCGGCGAGTCACCCTCTCCGCCACTCCCGCAGAGACTCGAGGACTTCTTCTGCCGCTTGGGGCGCGCGCCcacgacgccgcgacgcggcccTGCTTCGGTCTCCCCGCGGCTGCTGACCGGGCCCCTGCGGGTCGCCGGCaaggcggccgcgtcgttggcggcagcgggcggactgctgcgtcgctgctgccggcacGCCCTCGGAATCctcggcgcacacgcgcttCCCGCCACAGGCGACCGCTCCcaagcggccgcggcgcggctgcgcagcctcgtcgGAAGGGCCCTCGGCGCCCTTCAAGCCGGGAGTGCGTGGACGGCACGGCGGCtagccgccgccggctccgcGAGCTTCGAGACCGTCCGGCAGAACCTCGCCTGTACCTTCTCGGACGACGGCAGACCGACGCTCCTTACGCACGCCGTGGTGGGTCTCTGGGTGGCGGCGGGCTTGGCCGTCGCGTCCGGTTGCGCCTACGCGCAGCGGGGCTTCTCTgggagcggcggagagagtcGAAAGGgcggggagacgcagagaggcgagagccCTGCTAgggccgacggcggcgcaggcgggggggATGGAGCCACGCGCAATGTCTCGCGCGATGAGGCTTTTTCACTTTGA
- a CDS encoding hypothetical protein (encoded by transcript BESB_012370) → MRQLSCRLVCPFSCSVFRLPAAAPLLCCSFSPFAPALPRSQTSACCSSPASRVAGDLQARLAQSPESGSTSAWGHVGDCLWVARGTWAGRWTSAFANAVAIAASQETNSAAASGTQARPAQRPVVCWGQSHAGGGGLDSDPPGPQTASEDSGLGGAARESNPSRRGGPPAHSRDEQDLALALDAANSRQQHTAPSGGSHEDELGTQVAFVVVHTAQPAACLGAYPSRGAEPGGRFGLQALPHVERECPGAKLAPGAFSPSSGGVQVRLRPCLLEGVEVDGVAQWPDGRMWGLLFDREEFWYRGSQSCVGNSRVTRHPTDRAPVLQLYVHLVTRLGRCGLAVVKRQESAPLTVFEAGGD, encoded by the exons ATGCGGCAGCTGTCGTGTAGGTTAGTCTGCCCGTTCTCTTGCTCTGTCTTCAGgctgcccgcggccgcgccgctgctctgctgctccttctcgcctttcgcgccggcgctgcctcggTCGCAAACCAGCGCGTGCTGCTCCTCCCCGGCGTCGAGAGTCGCCGGCGATCTCCAGGCCCGGCTCGCACAGTCGCcggagagcggcagcacGTCGGCGTGGGGTCACGTCGGCGACTGTCTCTGGGTCGCACGCGGGACCTGGGCTGGTCGCTGgacctccgccttcgccaaCGCGGTCGCGATCGCCGCCAGCCAAGAGACgaactccgcggcggcctcggggacgcaggcgcgtccggcgcagcgccctgTGGTGTGCTGGGGCCAGAGCCACGCAGGGGGCGGTGGCCTGGACTCCGACCCGCCCGGCCCGCAGACTGCTTCCGAAGACAGCggtctcggcggcgcagcgcgggagTCGAATCCAAGCCGACGGGGGGGGCCGCCTGCTCACTCTCGCGACGAGCAGGACCTTGCGCTtgcgctcgacgccgcgaactcgaggcagcagcacacGGCGCCGTCGGGCGGATCTCATGAGGATGAGCTCGGGACGCAAGTCGCTTTCGTGGTCGTTCATACGGCCCAGCCTGCGGCGTGTCTTGGGGCCTACCCCtcacgcggcgcggagcctgGAGGCCGATTCGGCCTTCAGGCTCTTCCCCACGTCGAGCGAGAATGCCCTGGGGCGAAGctggcgccaggcgccttctcgccttcgagcggcggcgtgcaAGTCCGGCTGAGGCCCTGCCTGCTTGAGGGCGTAGAGGTGGATGGCGTGGCGCAGTGGCCAGATGGGCGCATGTGGGGCCTCCTGTTCGATAGGGAAGAATTCTG GTACCGTGGAAGCCAGAGCTGCGTTGGAAACTCGCGCGTAACGCGACATCCCACAGACCGGGCCCCGGTTCTTcagctgtacgtacacctggTCACTCGCCTGGGCCGCTGTGGACTCGCGGTTGTCAAGAGGCAGGAATCTGCACCGCTGACAGTcttcgaggccggcggcgactgA
- a CDS encoding hypothetical protein (encoded by transcript BESB_012380), whose product MYAQQSELVRHRSSCALLSLFPRSSPSSCASLSPARARDLFVAAPVSSATAFAPQLLTSHLSPVPPSAHWTRAPQKRSFFSSPADSAPRPEATSAPFEDFDFTFRTLRRRRWRPPRTVSPIAVPRPAAPSSAGAESPSAPPEGSDHGGDEAAEAPERALPYGYSTLAELEGRWVRLALKNVLTRTRPRRGGGPPSPSALASRFADESIEGPASKAMRRDVSGEQRPPEMKPLTLLAEAPTLAESLAFLREPRETSTEAPGDTAGTAGLVREGDEGTEGERARALEVDAADEAFEVAADEPDGDASDEVASGLPEGAFARGDGRDALDVEAELGVYVHPKWSRTIEKLERLLPRMAVHDVCLCLRYLAQASLLEHRVALGCIYTLRQKAEDLTAREIGVLCDFLNKPFFRRAAQQLAKGDSEPVPGRESSGLNPARRSDPPPQAAALASRGARDGCSGAAGRRRRSDDAACEETAPLRRGQEWHASDVLDAKARRRALKRQRLADLVAEQELTLRKLRQLVRAKCHDLQHANDVCSVLWTFHAHGLLSASLLGTVRRLLLQRLRGSPEPNPEVPSSASSSPSSQAFRNSLLPRHMASLVAFFLRTGLLDRELFRALTSACLSEASASRLSAAPPSSTPPAATRAGAPAGFVGDGSAESADAKKARTRQEQKLGVWLAARLQGKDLLRLSEGLVAVTAASPLSLLASSSAASPVAEFYGGDDEELRSRAEEYTLAMALQIAAVRKHRSLSGSALSTLLFYSATLASQLPGVCVLPELAYRASTHLAWRTSEFSLSAQAQFLSALPALSAVLPPDPLLVSALADSLSSSLLSLSAPASPSPPSPAGALPLLSLSWAAVASLLALYQRSAASHAVAAAAERIRRRHYLDLFLLLSAPTSSRCLPCGKPPPAALHSASSPPLPMDSDPPPALSAEARLCVEYGGADGDRNASGDAFASCSAHSAMGIGELRLADNRHERVHGQLPALAATASSSLEYLDPPPLPASLLQQAQAEQHLLSLRDALEAATEALAASQLPAGGAGSADTLASAQSRVQAASSVRTSHVSGAKEALPTLVQVVLWSQIAAASCASQASERVLRSAFRCLRRLLGAPETAAALAGSCRAAATAVVGLQSPDTQTASGLGARLACLAALWQNVSLLRCRDSGVLYPLVEAADAFAEARADARQPAMPGDAFGKPRQENGKREEDLLTAVSVDILLSACELQALDLLSECTRRALLQTAVNRLSSLSTGSLLSLLQSALLCTADAEARAGVGGASDAPALSAQRLPVSACGSGGAAAPPLVPHNPDSITLAGSPLSPAPSRQSAAEAYGQLLPCVMREAATRFQAGGYIPPASHLPLFLLARRFLLAPCFSSLLARRGAGGVGGGVKARSQSQGAASPWAFSGATATGRPFGPSSSTWRGARLRRGPIRSFTATGTRLHPA is encoded by the exons ATGTATGCTCAGCAATCCGAGCTCGTGCGTCACCGTTCTTCTTGCGCTCTGCTCTCTTTGTTtccgcgctcttcgccgtcttcttgtgcctctctctctcctgcgcgcgctcgcgatCTCTTCGTTGCAGCACCGGTTTCGTCTGCAACGGCTTTCGCCCCTCAGTTACTCACATCGCATCTCTCTCCGGTCCCTCCATCTGCACActggacgcgcgcgccgcagaagagatccttcttctcgtctcctgccgactctgcgccgcgccctgaGGCTACCTCGGCGCCCTTTGAGGACTTTGACTTCACGTTTcgcacgctgcggcggcggcgctggaggccgccgcggacggtATCGCCCATCGCGGTCCCACGGCCTgccgccccctcctccgccggcgcggagtcgccttccgccccgCCGGAGGGTTCCGAccacggcggagacgaggcggcggaggccccaGAGCGGGCGCTGCCGTACGGCTACTCCACGCTCGCGGAGCTGGAGGGCCGCTGGGTGAGACTCGCGCTGAAGAATGTCTTGACGCGAACGCGACCTCGTCGTGGAGGCGgaccgccttcgccttccgcgctcgcctcacGGTTCGCTGATGAATCAATCGAGGGCCCGGCGAGCAAGGCGATGCGCCGCGACGTCAGCGGTGAGCAGCGACCTCCCGAGATGAAGCCGCTCACGCTGCTCGCCGAGGCACCCACGCTCGCGGAGAGCCTGGCCTTCCTGCGGGAGCCACGAGAGACATCAACAGAGGCTCCCGGCGACACAGCGGGAACTGCGGGGCTtgtgcgcgagggcgacgagggcacGGAGGGGGAGCGCGCGAGGGCACTGGAGGTCGatgcggcagacgaggcctttgaggtggcggcggacgagcCAGACGGTGATGCGTCGGACGAAGTCGCGTCAGGACTGCCGGAGGGAGCGTTTGCAcggggcgacggccgcgacgcaTTGGACGTTGAGGCCGAGCTTGGGGTTTACGTACACCCGAAGTGGTCGCGCACCATTGAGAAACTGGAGCGCCTTTTGCCGCGCATGGCGGTGCACGAcgtgtgtctctgtctgcggtACCTGGCACAGGCGAGTCTCCTGGAGCACCGCGTCGCTCTGGGCTGCATCTACACCTTGAGGCAGAAGGCAGAAGACTTGACTGCGCGCGAAatcggcgtcctctgcgacTTTCTGAACAAGCcgttcttccgccgcgccgcccaaCAGCTCGCGAAGGGCGATTCTGAGCCCGTGCCTGGCAGAGAGTCGAGCGGACTCAATCCCGCCCGTCGAAGCgatcctccgccgcaggccgccgcactggcctcgcgcggcgcgcgcgacgggtgctcgggagcggcgggccgtcggcgcagaagcgacgacgccgcctgcgaagaaactgcgccgctgcgccggggGCAAGAGTGGCACGCGAGTGACGTCCTtgacgcgaaggcgcgacgccgcgccctcaagaggcagcgcctcgctgacCTCGTCGCGGAGCAAGAGCTGACGCTGAGGAAGCTGAGGCAGCTCGTCAGAGCCAAATGCCACGATCTCCAACATGCAAAC GACGTCTGCAGCGTCCTCTGGACGTTCCACGCGCACGGCCTGctgtcggcgtctctcttgGGGACTGTGCGCCGCCTTTTACTGCAACGGTTGCGGGGTTCGCCCGAGCCCAATCCTGAAGTCCCCTCCTCCGcatcctcctcgccgtcctctcaGGCGTTTCGGaactcgctgctgcctcggcACATGGCCAGTTTGGTGGCGTTCTTTCTGCGCACCGGCCTCCTAGACCGTGAGCTCTTCCGAGCGCTCACGTCCGCCTGTCTGTcggaggcctccgcctcccgcctctcggcagcgccgccgtcctcgaccccgcccgctgcgacccgcgccggcgcgcctgcgggcttCGTGGGCGACGGCTCGGCagagagcgcagacgcgaagaaggcgcgaacCCGGCAGGAGCAGAAACTCGGGGtgtggctcgcggcgcggctccagGGCAAAGACCTTCTTCGCCTGAGTGAAGGACTGGTCGCCGTCacagccgcgtcgccgctgtctcttctcgcctcgtcctccgccgcctcgcccgtgGCGGAGTTCTACGGgggggacgacgaggagctccgcagccgcgcggaagagTACACGCTGGCCATGGCGCTTCAGATCGCCGCCGTGAGGAAACACAG GTCTCTCTCGGGATCAGCGCTCTCAACCCTGCTTTTCTACTCCGCGACTCTTGCGAGTCAGCTGCCGGGGGTCTGCGTCCTCCCGGAGTTGGCGTACCGCGCCTCGACGCATCTCGCGTGGAGGACATCGGAGTTTTCTCTTTCGGCGCAGGCCCA GTTCCTCAGTGCCCTGCCCGCCCTGTCGGCAGTGCTTCCGCCAGACCCGCTCCTCGTCTCGGCTCTCGCGGATTCGCTCTCAagttcgcttctctctctctctgcgccagcgTCTCCGTCTCCCCCGTCTCCCGCaggggcgctgccgctgctgtctctgtcgtgggctgccgtcgcctcgctgctcgcgctgtaccagcgctccgcggcctcgcatgctgttgctgcggcggccgagcgCATCCGCAGGCGGCACTATCTCGATCTTTTTCTGCTGCTCTCCGCTCCCACGTCTTCGAGATGTCTTCCATGCGGAAagcctccgcctgctgcactGCATTCGGCTTCGTCTCCCCCTCTGCCTATGGACTCTGACCCACCCCCCGCCCTGTCCGCCGAAGCCCGTCTCTGTGTCGAATACGGAGGAGCTGATGGAGACAGGAATGCGTCAGGAGACGCGTTTGCCTCCTGCTCTGCTCATTCAGCGATGGGGATTGGCGAGCTGCGTTTAGCTGACAACAGGCACGAGCGGGTCCACGGCCAGCTGCCTGCCTTGGCAGCgactgcctcctcttctcttgAGTACCTCGACCCTCCCCCTTTaccggcgtcgctgctccAGCAGGCGCAAGCAGAGCAGCacctcctctccctgcgcgacgccctcgaggcgGCCACCGAGGCGCTTGCCGCCTCGCAGTtgcctgccggcggcgccggctctGCGGACACGCTAGCTAGCGCCCAAAGCCGCGTGCAGGCGGCATCTAGCGTCCGCACTTCGCACGTCTCaggggcgaaggaggcgctgccgacTCTGGTTCAAGTCGTCCTCTGGTCTCAAATTGCCGCGGCGTCGTGTGCGTCCCAGGCCTCGGAGAGGGTGCTACGCAGTGCATTcaggtgtctccgccgccttttGGGTGCGCCggagaccgccgcggccttgGCGGGAAGCTGCCGGGCGgctgcgaccgcggtcgtAGGACTCCAGAGCCCGGACACGCAAACGGCCTCGGGCTtgggcgcgcgtctcgcgtgcctcgcggcgctgtggCAAAACGTCAGCCTCTTGAGATGTAGAGACTCCGGAGTGTTGTACCCTCtcgtcgaggcggcggatgCCTTTGCTGAGGCGCGTGCGGACGCTAGGCAACCCGCCATGCCCGGTGACGCGTTTGGGAAACCAAGGCAGGAGAATGgcaagcgagaagaggatTTACTTACAGC AGTCTCGGTGGACATCCtgctctctgcatgcgagcTTCAG GCCTTGGATCTGCTCTCTGAATGCACCAGGCGCGCGCTCCTCCAGACTGCAGTCAACCGCCTATCGTCGTTGTCAACGGGGTCTCTCCTGTCCCTCCTTCAAAGCGCCCTGCTTTGCACTGCCgacgctgaggcgcgcgcaggcgttggcggcgcaagcgacgcgcctgcgctttcGGCGCAACGGCTGCCGGTGTCGGCGTGCGGCAGCGGtggtgcggccgcgccgccgcttgtTCCGCACAACCCAGATTCCATCACGCTGGCAgggtcgcctctgtctcccgccCCCTCTCGTCAGTCCGCTGCTGAGGCCTACGGGCAGCTCCTTCCCTGTGTGATGCGAGAAGCCGCCACGCGCTTTCAGGCTGGGGGGTATATACCGCCTGCCTCGCATCTGCCCCTGTTTCTCCTCGCCAGGcggttcctcctcgctccgTGCTTCTCGTCCCTGCTAGCCCGCCGTGGCGCCGGGGGAGTGGGGGGGGGTGTCAAGGCGCGGAGTCAGTCGCAGGGGGCCGCGAGCCCCTGGGCCTTCTCTGGGGCGACCGCGACAGGCAGGCCGTTCGGGCCTTCCTCAAGCACTTGGCGTGGCGCGAGACTGCGGCGGGGGCCGATCCGATCGTTCACAGCAACAGGTACCAGACTGCATCCCGCCTAG
- a CDS encoding mediator complex subunit MED11 (encoded by transcript BESB_012390), whose protein sequence is MAASPAERAAAKGGVDAVQELSMMAREVEQQQDTLALQIQKVSAKIRTSAINAKRNDAALEMLKETGQDAVAYQQVARLFILTPVPKLEEKLKKHNEDLQQEAAKLENLKDQLASRLKSVDAQAVELRRNFHQAVAQAIQAQGGGAVPASAKA, encoded by the exons aTGGCTGCATCacccgcagagagagccgccgccaagggcggcgtcgacgccgtTCAGGAGCTCAGCATGATG GCTCGCGAGGTTGAGCAGCAGCAAGATACGCTCGCGCTTCAGATTCAAAAGGTCTCCGCGAAGATCCGCACCAGCGCCATCAACGCCAAGAGAAACGACGCTGCCCTCGAGATG CTGAAGGAGACTGGTCAGGACGCCGTCGCCTACCAGCAGGTGGCGCGCCTGTTCATTTTGACGCCGGTGCCGAAGCTCGAAGAAAAGCTCAAGAAGCACAACGAAGACTTGCAGCAGGAAGCCGCGAAGCTTGAG AACCTGAAAGACCaactcgcctcgcggctcaaGAGCGTCGACGCACAGGCTGTGGAACTGCGAAGAAAC TTTCATCAGGCCGTCGCTCAAGCTATCCAAGctcaaggcggaggcgccgtcCCAGCCTCGGCGAAGGCGTAG
- a CDS encoding ankyrin repeat-containing protein (encoded by transcript BESB_012400) has protein sequence MTTAELPNEEGPQGEASQLEQGAGSSREELEELIDDFIYAARVGELEEMKEALASLKMHFAEPHSLCRFLAGRESENKNKKLKKDGQCWCDSEGGKPIQVVDVPDPFSGQTALHMAAANGEEEIAKYLIVEEGVCAARYKPAVLCGAQHLPNRLGNTPLHWAVTNQRLALVKLILDSSPPPAEETASSAESSASSASAPATGRSSRAPSAAPFCVEVLAQNSVGKSALSEGFNSGNMEVLQLLLEHHSAKALEDSYQPVTAPRGDAAPDTAEDGTPTQDSGAAAAETAAETALQAAGGERASALCAADSCLVQELTHALKLDAYTKTAATTRKGCSRPREKREAGQGASEGASEGASAAAPEEAAASDSQESEGAESDGIVVKCREIGLSWTGEAFGKDAARDDTTGLHLWSAAVIGAQWMADLSNQGRFAGASVLELGAGCGLMGLAAALHSREPLAAFCQSDIFPHTLRNLERGFALNDFTKDGESWQRAGCAARAEVLALDWCDKNSWPRLEGDNEGKKGQSENFQQFDLILGSDLLYDRKMLAPLVDVVASLLKKPAGTFYYVHRLHRQGAGELVDELRRRGLKCEERSPPDEYFSNPFVDKTEAEAEVHLPEFTCRDFVMVRCAWR, from the exons ATGACGACCGCTGAGTTGCCGAACGAGGAGGGACCTCAGGGCGAGGCTTCGCAGCTGGAACAAGGAGCAGGCAGTTCGCGCGAGGAACTTGAAGAGCTCATCGATGACTTCATCTACGCCGCGCGCGTTGGAGAGCTCGAGGAGAtgaaggaggcgctcgcgtctctgaAGATGCACTTTGCGGAGCCTCACAGCCTCTGCCGCTTTCTGGCggggcgcgagagcgaaaacaaaaacaaaaaacTTAAAAAAGACGGGCAGTGCTGGtgcgacagcgaaggcggaaaGCCAATCCAGGTTGTCGACGTTCCAGATCCTTTTTCGGGGCAGACTGCGCTCCACATGGCTGCCGCcaacggcgaagaagaaatcGCAAAATACTTGATTGTCGAGGAAGGTGTGTGTGCGGCAAGATACAAGCCTGCTGTCCTCTGTG GCGCCCAGCACCTGCCGAATCGCCTCGGAAACACCCCCCTGCACTGGGCTGTGACAAAccagcgcctggcgctcgTGAAGCTGATCCTGgactcctctccgccgccggccgaggagaccgcttcttctgctgagtcctccgcttcttccgcatCTGCGCCAGCCACTGGGCGCTCGTCGCGTGCaccttctgctgcgccgttCTGCGTGGAAGTTTTGGCGCAGAACAGCGTGGGGAAGAGCGCGTTGTCGGAGGGCTTCAACTCGGGAAACATGGAggtcctgcagctgctgctcgagcACCATTCGGCGAAGGCCCTGGAGGACTCCTACCAGCCGGTGACGGCCCCcaggggcgacgccgccccagatacggcggaggacggcaCGCCCACGCAGGacagcggcgctgccgccgcggagacggccgCAGAGACTGCCCTACaagctgcgggcggcgaacgcgcgagcgcgctctgcgcggcagaTAGCTGCCTCGTGCAGGAACTCACCCACGCGCTCAAATTAGATGCCTACACGAAGacagccgcgacgacgcgcaaggGGTGCAGCAGGCCCCGGGAGAAGCGAGAGGCCGGCcagggcgcgagcgagggcgcgagcgagggcgcgtctgccgccgcgccggaggaagccgccgcgagcgattcgcaggagagcgagggcgcagagagcgacggcatCGTCGTGAAGTGCAGAGAAATTGGGCTGTCGTGGACGGGCGAGGCCTTCGGgaaggacgcggcgcgcgacgacaCAACTGGCCTCCACCTCTGGAGCGCTGCCGTCATTGGCGCCCAATGGATGGCAGACCTCAGCAACCAG GGGCGCTTTGCGGGGGCCTCGGTTCTTGAACTCGGCGCAGGGTGTGGGCTGATGGggcttgcggcggcgcttcactCGCGggagccgctcgcggcgtttTGCCAAAGCGACATCTTCCCCCATACGCTGAGGAACTTGgagcgcggcttcgcgctgAACGATTTTACGAAGGACGGCGAATCCTGGCAGCGagcgggctgcgccgcgcgcgcggaagtcctcgccctcgactGGTGCGACAAGAACTCCTGGCCGCGACTGGAGGGCGACAACGAGGGGAAAAAAGGGCAATCAGAG AACTTCCAGCAGTTCGACTTGATTCTCGGCAGCGACCTGCTTTACGACCGAAAGATGCTCGCGCCGTTGGTGGACGTCGTGGCCTCGCTGCTGAAGAAGCCCGCTGGAACGTTTTACTACGTCCATCGCCTCCACCGACAGGGCGCTGGAGAGCTAGTCGATGA gctgcggcgtcgaggcTTGAAGTGCGAGGAACGGTCGCCGCCCGACGAGTACTTCAGCAACCCGTTTGTGGATAAAACTGAG GCGGAGGCTGAAGTGCATCTCCCCGAGTTCACATGCAGAGACTTTGTTATGGTTCGCTGCGCGTGGCGATGA